From Mycolicibacterium nivoides, a single genomic window includes:
- a CDS encoding TetR/AcrR family transcriptional regulator → MSDDPRDGREQRSEATRSALVAAARSLFVERGYAAVSTGDIARVAAVTRNALYYHFPTKEAVFRAVYENVEGELAERVLPAALAHDTSRAQLEAGIEEFLDGCLDPTVARISVLQAPAALGFAQMREIDNRNYLGALRDGIRSAIDAGELPDLPADTLASMIIGALDEAALLIATADDPAAARHDAGLVAQALVDGLFVG, encoded by the coding sequence ATGAGCGATGACCCCCGCGACGGCCGCGAACAGCGCAGTGAGGCGACCCGGTCCGCGCTGGTCGCCGCGGCCCGCTCACTGTTCGTCGAACGCGGCTATGCAGCCGTTTCCACGGGCGACATCGCGCGCGTCGCCGCCGTCACCCGCAACGCGCTGTACTACCACTTCCCCACCAAGGAGGCGGTGTTCCGGGCGGTCTACGAGAACGTGGAAGGCGAACTGGCCGAGCGGGTTCTGCCGGCAGCCCTGGCCCACGACACCAGCCGAGCGCAGCTCGAGGCCGGGATCGAAGAATTCCTGGACGGCTGCCTCGACCCCACCGTCGCCCGCATCAGTGTGCTGCAGGCGCCGGCGGCACTGGGATTCGCGCAGATGCGCGAGATCGACAATCGCAACTACCTCGGCGCCCTGCGCGACGGCATCCGCAGCGCCATCGACGCCGGGGAACTCCCAGACCTTCCCGCGGACACCCTCGCGTCGATGATCATCGGGGCGCTGGACGAGGCGGCCCTGCTGATCGCGACCGCCGACGACCCGGCCGCGGCCCGCCACGACGCCGGCCTGGTGGCACAAGCCCTGGTCGACGGGCTCTTCGTGGGCTGA
- a CDS encoding DUF3060 domain-containing protein, translating to MFGGFALALLVGGLVTAYLTFSDTDAADPDTDTHTVTDSQSTTIRQTTINGVPLPGSVAPTEVPAGETVIVSGINEHRTVECRDNTVIVSGIQNELEITGHCIAVTVSGVENVITVESVETIGVSGFDNRVTYRAGEPDVSKSGQSNVVEQG from the coding sequence GTGTTCGGCGGATTCGCACTGGCCCTTCTGGTCGGCGGCCTCGTCACGGCCTACCTGACGTTCAGCGATACCGACGCGGCAGACCCCGATACCGATACCCACACGGTCACCGACAGCCAGTCGACGACCATCCGGCAGACCACGATCAACGGCGTGCCCCTGCCCGGATCCGTTGCACCGACCGAAGTTCCGGCGGGAGAGACGGTGATCGTCTCGGGGATCAACGAGCACAGGACTGTCGAATGCCGGGACAACACCGTGATCGTCAGCGGCATCCAGAACGAGCTGGAGATCACCGGCCACTGCATCGCCGTGACCGTGTCGGGCGTCGAGAACGTCATCACCGTCGAATCCGTCGAGACCATCGGGGTATCCGGATTCGACAACCGGGTCACCTACCGCGCAGGCGAACCCGACGTGAGCAAATCAGGTCAGTCCAACGTGGTCGAGCAGGGCTGA
- a CDS encoding amino acid ABC transporter ATP-binding protein, whose translation MTQLVPEAAAAEPEGTVKIRIEGLKKSFGDLVVLDGIDTTVSKGEVVCVIGPSGSGKSTFLRCLNKLEDITAGKVTVDGFDLTDRKVNLDKVRQHIGMVFQHFNLFPHMTVIDNVTLAPLLTKKMDKAAAEKRAMELLTQVGLAEKANVKPATLSGGQKQRVAIARALAMNPSIMLFDEATSALDPEMVGDVLQVLRDLAEGGMTMVVVTHEMGFAREVASRVIFMADGNIVEDDTPSEVFDSPKHPRLQEFLSKVL comes from the coding sequence ATGACCCAGCTGGTACCGGAAGCCGCGGCCGCCGAGCCCGAGGGCACCGTCAAGATCCGCATCGAGGGCCTCAAGAAGTCATTCGGCGACCTGGTGGTTCTCGATGGCATCGACACCACGGTCAGCAAGGGCGAGGTGGTCTGCGTCATCGGACCGTCAGGGTCGGGCAAGTCCACCTTCCTGCGGTGCCTCAACAAGCTTGAGGACATCACCGCGGGCAAGGTCACCGTCGACGGATTCGACCTCACCGACCGAAAAGTGAACCTGGACAAGGTTCGTCAGCACATCGGCATGGTGTTCCAGCACTTCAACCTGTTCCCGCACATGACGGTGATCGACAATGTGACGCTGGCGCCGCTGCTGACCAAGAAGATGGACAAGGCCGCCGCCGAGAAGCGGGCGATGGAGTTGCTGACCCAGGTGGGCCTGGCGGAGAAGGCCAATGTCAAACCGGCGACGCTGTCCGGCGGGCAGAAGCAGCGTGTCGCGATCGCGCGGGCGCTGGCGATGAACCCGTCGATCATGTTGTTCGACGAGGCCACCAGCGCGCTGGACCCGGAGATGGTCGGCGATGTGCTGCAGGTGCTGCGCGACCTGGCCGAGGGCGGCATGACGATGGTGGTGGTCACTCACGAGATGGGGTTCGCCCGCGAGGTGGCCTCCCGCGTGATCTTCATGGCTGACGGCAACATCGTCGAGGACGACACCCCGTCCGAGGTGTTCGACAGCCCCAAACATCCTCGGCTGCAAGAGTTTCTGTCGAAGGTGCTGTAG
- a CDS encoding CotH kinase family protein, with protein MSAQQQEKLDALYAIDNVLTVRIAMAQADWDAVRTEQPDGGICNFDWDGGSRYTWRKAASVEISGTAFPARAEFSDVGVKKKSFCGSINSEKPCIHLDFGKFSDTSEERAEDLLGSRYLTLNNSIQDLSYVRQPLGYHLLGMAGLPHSRCNLVRVFVNGTPIGQGFPGVNAPGVYVNAEPIMKRYIERNFGNMKGNLYEIEHRDDFVADRLRLIATEDLSAFDNKADLKLAIRHIADHGIDGAAEVFDVEQFIRLYAMEFFLKHWDGYSNNTNNTYAYNDVTAVEAPGLGDIKFKLIPWGIDQTLRTDHRFKLGGAAVLAQLVRDDAARREQLFDQIRTFRDTIFSRQSQQTVLKPLLDQLESVAADLGVPGAAAQVATVRQQLRLAESAAYALTGIPDNATVYLLSEEAGAALHASNSETIPPGAAVGENFEVYHWPLKDDNDPADLWRITDAGGGRKSLTSQASGRVLHASDSLTTDQGHKYLYTCAPANGDHAEEFAVVPSASAPADFAYSGYLRLVSARTNLHATYGMDLTPGGRARVHQEPLGSRICFY; from the coding sequence ATGAGCGCGCAACAGCAGGAGAAGCTCGACGCGCTCTATGCAATCGACAACGTGCTCACAGTCAGAATCGCTATGGCGCAAGCGGACTGGGATGCGGTGCGCACCGAACAGCCCGACGGCGGGATATGCAACTTCGACTGGGACGGCGGTTCGCGCTACACCTGGCGCAAGGCGGCCTCGGTGGAGATCTCTGGGACCGCGTTCCCCGCACGGGCCGAGTTCAGCGATGTCGGCGTCAAGAAGAAATCCTTCTGCGGCTCGATCAACAGTGAAAAGCCGTGCATTCACCTGGATTTCGGCAAGTTCAGCGATACCAGTGAGGAGCGTGCCGAGGATCTGCTCGGATCGCGTTACCTGACCCTGAACAACTCGATCCAGGACCTGTCCTACGTCCGCCAGCCGCTCGGCTACCACCTGCTCGGGATGGCGGGGCTGCCGCACTCACGCTGCAACCTGGTCCGCGTCTTCGTCAATGGCACCCCGATCGGACAAGGCTTTCCCGGGGTCAACGCGCCAGGCGTCTACGTCAATGCCGAACCGATCATGAAGCGGTACATCGAACGTAACTTCGGCAACATGAAAGGAAATCTGTACGAAATCGAACACAGGGATGATTTCGTGGCAGACCGACTGCGCCTCATCGCCACCGAGGACCTGTCGGCGTTCGACAACAAGGCAGACCTGAAGCTCGCCATCCGCCACATCGCCGACCACGGGATCGACGGGGCCGCAGAGGTGTTCGATGTCGAGCAGTTCATCCGGCTGTATGCCATGGAGTTCTTTCTCAAACACTGGGACGGCTACTCGAACAACACCAACAACACCTACGCCTACAACGACGTCACGGCAGTCGAGGCACCCGGGCTCGGCGACATCAAGTTCAAGCTGATCCCGTGGGGCATCGACCAGACGTTGCGGACCGACCACCGGTTCAAGCTGGGTGGCGCCGCGGTACTCGCGCAGCTGGTGCGGGACGACGCGGCCCGGCGCGAGCAGTTGTTCGATCAGATCCGCACCTTTCGCGACACGATCTTCAGCCGGCAGTCCCAGCAGACGGTGCTCAAACCACTGCTGGACCAGCTTGAGAGCGTGGCGGCCGATCTCGGTGTACCCGGTGCCGCCGCTCAGGTCGCCACTGTGCGTCAACAGCTGCGGCTGGCCGAATCAGCGGCCTACGCGCTGACCGGGATCCCAGACAACGCCACCGTCTACCTGCTGAGCGAGGAGGCCGGCGCCGCGCTGCACGCCAGCAACAGCGAGACCATCCCGCCGGGGGCGGCCGTAGGGGAGAACTTCGAGGTCTACCACTGGCCGCTGAAGGACGACAACGATCCGGCCGATCTGTGGCGGATCACCGACGCAGGCGGTGGGCGGAAATCGCTGACCAGCCAAGCCTCCGGCCGCGTGTTGCACGCCAGTGACAGCCTGACCACGGACCAGGGACACAAGTACCTCTACACCTGCGCGCCGGCCAACGGCGACCATGCCGAGGAGTTCGCGGTCGTCCCGTCGGCGTCGGCACCGGCCGACTTCGCCTACAGCGGCTACCTCCGGCTGGTGAGCGCGCGGACGAACCTGCACGCCACCTACGGCATGGACCTCACCCCGGGTGGTCGGGCCCGGGTCCATCAGGAGCCGCTCGGCTCGCGGATCTGCTTCTACTGA
- a CDS encoding amino acid ABC transporter substrate-binding protein/permease produces MAAVVALLVGLFGAAMLAPARAAAEGETYIVATDITFAPFEFQDVDGKFVGIDIDLINEIAANQKFNITIKPLGFDAALQAVQANQADGVIAGMSITDERKKVFDFSDPYFESGVQMAVLAGNEDIKSYADLKGKRVAVKNGTQGAEFAESIKGKYGFQIVSFADSASMFEEVKTGNSVAVFEDYPVLAYGIQQGNGFKTVTPKEKGSSYGFAVNKGRNAELLSKFNAGLKELKDSGRYDEIVEKYLGEGASEADNSFFGLIKSTFPFLMAGLKMTLILTVVSIAIALVLGIIFGLFRVSRSIVLRAIGTTYVDIFRGTPLLVQAFFIYFGIPTALGFQMTALTAGIITLSLNAGAYMTEIVRGGIQAVDKGQMEAARSLGIGYLPTMRKVILPQAVRTMIPSYVNQFVITLKDTSILSVIGIAELTQTGRLIIARNYQSFTMWLIIGIIYFIVIMALTKLSDRLEKRMVK; encoded by the coding sequence ATGGCCGCCGTCGTGGCGTTGCTGGTCGGGCTGTTCGGGGCCGCGATGCTGGCCCCGGCGCGCGCCGCCGCCGAAGGTGAGACCTATATCGTCGCCACCGACATCACGTTCGCCCCGTTCGAATTCCAGGACGTGGATGGGAAATTCGTCGGCATCGACATCGATCTCATCAACGAGATCGCGGCGAACCAGAAGTTCAACATCACGATCAAACCGCTGGGCTTCGACGCCGCGCTCCAGGCGGTTCAGGCCAATCAGGCCGACGGGGTGATCGCCGGCATGTCGATCACCGATGAACGCAAGAAGGTCTTCGACTTCTCCGATCCGTATTTCGAATCCGGCGTGCAGATGGCGGTGCTTGCCGGCAACGAGGACATCAAGTCCTACGCCGACCTCAAGGGCAAGCGGGTCGCGGTCAAGAACGGCACCCAGGGCGCCGAGTTCGCCGAGTCGATCAAGGGCAAGTACGGCTTCCAGATCGTCTCGTTCGCCGATTCCGCGTCGATGTTCGAGGAAGTGAAGACGGGTAACTCCGTGGCCGTCTTCGAGGACTACCCGGTGCTCGCCTACGGCATCCAACAGGGCAACGGGTTCAAGACCGTGACGCCGAAGGAGAAGGGCTCCAGCTACGGCTTCGCGGTGAACAAGGGCCGCAATGCCGAACTGCTGAGCAAGTTCAACGCGGGTCTCAAGGAGCTCAAGGATTCCGGCCGTTACGACGAGATCGTCGAGAAGTACCTCGGCGAGGGCGCCTCGGAGGCCGACAACTCGTTCTTCGGATTGATCAAGAGCACCTTCCCGTTCCTGATGGCCGGCCTGAAGATGACGCTCATCCTCACGGTGGTGTCCATCGCCATCGCGCTGGTGCTCGGCATCATCTTCGGTCTCTTCCGGGTGTCACGGTCGATAGTGCTGCGGGCCATCGGCACCACCTACGTCGATATCTTCCGCGGCACACCACTTCTGGTGCAGGCCTTCTTCATCTACTTCGGCATACCGACCGCGCTGGGATTCCAGATGACGGCGCTGACCGCGGGCATCATCACGCTCTCGCTCAACGCCGGGGCCTATATGACCGAGATCGTGCGCGGCGGAATCCAGGCTGTGGACAAGGGACAGATGGAGGCGGCCCGCAGCCTCGGTATCGGATACCTGCCGACGATGCGCAAAGTCATTCTGCCGCAGGCGGTCCGCACCATGATCCCGTCCTACGTCAACCAGTTCGTGATCACCCTCAAGGACACGTCGATCCTGTCGGTGATCGGCATCGCCGAGCTGACCCAGACCGGACGCCTGATCATCGCCCGCAACTACCAGTCGTTCACCATGTGGCTGATCATCGGCATCATCTACTTCATCGTCATCATGGCTCTGACGAAACTCTCCGACCGGCTCGAGAAAAGGATGGTGAAATGA
- a CDS encoding helix-turn-helix domain-containing protein, whose product MIEVFGARVRQARLLRRMTARSVVEATGWSTSRQSQIEKSLTVRLDDGDVALLAGLFRFPAAFFSSEPRTRITANELLFRAPKSMTLGEQEFLATFASLAGDFLGELDGRSKLPPVKVPTVSPDELAHSSITVAAARLREAMGLEPDEPLDDLMYEAERLGAPVIVRRRVAGEWESEFAATGGRSRDERHLGYSSWVGRLRDRPLLVLRDSDSWERTRFTVAHELGHLVLHSHAYCSVSAADELEANRFATELLAPAGVIAGELPRVMSLLNLRPLKAKWGLSLGSLIMHLRDSGLIAPDRAKMLTTQLHSRINPDTGHTWGMTEPGWADRVPERPRLLRKWVERCYGGASVRMLSARDSMIYPADVLDWFLATQRPAPAAEHNPVAASVGHGRTAAPPADGGSQVIRLDDFRKGRPS is encoded by the coding sequence ATGATTGAGGTTTTTGGTGCACGGGTCCGGCAGGCCCGGTTGTTGAGGCGGATGACGGCACGGTCGGTGGTGGAAGCCACAGGCTGGAGTACGTCACGGCAGTCCCAGATTGAGAAGTCGCTGACGGTGCGGCTCGACGACGGCGATGTTGCGTTGCTGGCGGGGTTGTTCCGGTTTCCTGCAGCGTTTTTCAGCTCGGAGCCGCGGACACGGATCACCGCGAACGAGTTGCTGTTTCGGGCGCCGAAGTCAATGACGTTGGGTGAGCAGGAGTTTCTGGCGACGTTCGCGTCGTTGGCAGGCGATTTTCTCGGTGAGCTCGATGGCCGGTCGAAGCTGCCTCCGGTGAAGGTTCCGACGGTCAGTCCCGATGAGCTGGCACACAGTTCGATCACGGTGGCCGCAGCACGTCTGCGTGAGGCGATGGGACTGGAACCCGATGAGCCGCTTGACGATTTGATGTATGAGGCCGAGCGGCTGGGTGCTCCGGTGATTGTCCGGCGCCGGGTCGCCGGTGAATGGGAAAGCGAATTCGCCGCTACCGGTGGGCGTTCTCGTGATGAGCGGCATTTGGGGTATTCGAGTTGGGTGGGCCGGTTACGGGACCGGCCGCTGCTGGTGTTGAGGGATAGCGACTCGTGGGAGCGGACCCGGTTCACGGTCGCCCATGAGCTCGGTCATTTGGTGTTGCACAGTCACGCCTATTGCTCGGTCAGTGCCGCCGACGAGTTGGAGGCAAACCGGTTCGCGACCGAGTTGTTGGCCCCGGCAGGGGTCATCGCCGGTGAGTTGCCGCGGGTGATGTCGCTGTTGAATCTGCGTCCGCTCAAAGCCAAGTGGGGTCTGTCGTTGGGGTCGTTGATCATGCATCTGCGGGATTCGGGGCTGATCGCGCCGGATCGGGCGAAAATGTTGACCACCCAGCTGCATTCACGGATCAACCCGGATACCGGGCACACGTGGGGTATGACGGAACCGGGGTGGGCTGACCGCGTCCCGGAGCGGCCCCGGCTGCTGCGTAAGTGGGTGGAGCGCTGCTACGGCGGCGCGTCGGTGCGGATGCTGAGCGCCCGGGATTCGATGATCTATCCCGCTGATGTGCTGGATTGGTTTTTGGCCACGCAGCGGCCGGCGCCGGCGGCCGAGCATAATCCGGTCGCGGCCAGTGTCGGCCATGGCCGCACCGCGGCCCCACCGGCCGATGGCGGCTCCCAGGTGATCCGGTTGGACGATTTCCGTAAGGGCAGGCCATCGTGA
- a CDS encoding alpha/beta fold hydrolase — translation MNMLSSRRMVQLPSGWVGVREHGNGRPVVLLHGLVANGLVWRHVVDGLDARFGDQIRCIAPDLALGSHTPAVPDADLSLPGLARTVIDLLDALGIEEAVLVGNGYGGDIAQVVAACYPRRVEALVLVATNAFDSDPWPVKVLSRLASLPGAGLVQSKAIGLKPVQRLRITYGGATKRPIPADIMAEYLRPLRSDPLVRKDFQRFLGGLSPAYLAEYSPRLANYDRPALVVWPREERYFPAEGAARLARTLPRATLEYVDDSYAWVPEDNPAPLVALLCEFLGCPEPVAESGQPCSTTLD, via the coding sequence ATGAACATGCTCAGCTCCCGGCGGATGGTCCAGCTGCCCAGCGGCTGGGTCGGGGTACGTGAACACGGCAACGGCCGGCCCGTCGTGCTACTGCACGGCCTGGTGGCCAACGGGCTGGTCTGGCGTCATGTGGTCGACGGCCTCGACGCCCGGTTCGGTGACCAGATCCGCTGTATCGCACCAGATCTTGCCCTGGGATCACACACCCCGGCGGTCCCGGACGCCGATCTCAGCCTGCCCGGTCTGGCCCGGACCGTCATCGATCTGCTCGACGCGCTCGGCATCGAGGAGGCGGTCCTGGTCGGCAACGGCTATGGCGGCGACATCGCCCAGGTGGTCGCCGCATGCTACCCGCGGCGGGTCGAGGCGCTGGTGCTCGTCGCGACCAACGCGTTCGACTCCGATCCGTGGCCGGTCAAGGTGCTGTCCCGGCTGGCCTCGCTACCCGGGGCCGGGCTGGTGCAGTCGAAGGCCATCGGGCTGAAGCCCGTGCAACGGCTCCGGATCACCTATGGCGGCGCGACCAAACGCCCCATCCCGGCCGACATCATGGCGGAGTATCTCCGGCCGCTGCGCAGTGATCCGTTGGTGCGTAAGGATTTCCAACGCTTCCTGGGCGGGTTGTCGCCGGCGTACCTGGCGGAGTACTCACCCCGGCTGGCCAACTACGACCGGCCTGCCCTGGTGGTCTGGCCGCGGGAGGAGCGGTACTTCCCCGCCGAGGGGGCGGCCCGGCTGGCCCGGACGCTACCCCGGGCCACGCTGGAATACGTCGACGACTCCTATGCCTGGGTTCCCGAAGACAATCCGGCTCCACTGGTCGCGCTGTTGTGCGAGTTCCTCGGGTGCCCGGAGCCCGTGGCCGAATCCGGTCAGCCCTGCTCGACCACGTTGGACTGA